The Desulfuromonas versatilis genome has a segment encoding these proteins:
- a CDS encoding chemotaxis protein CheX, translating into MNFGQNLIEATRVVFETMICLPLTAEEPLPEGISSFNQSVSGLLGLSGDLKGMLCIHCPEAVAHSITAMLLGCEGDSDEVCDAIGEIANMVAGNLKMAFAEAGKRLELSIPTAIAGKSYSVSAQSEGDRVTVPFQVPGGRFLVELRYHLST; encoded by the coding sequence ATGAATTTCGGCCAGAATCTTATCGAGGCAACCAGGGTGGTCTTCGAAACCATGATCTGCCTGCCGCTGACCGCGGAAGAGCCGCTGCCCGAGGGCATATCCTCTTTCAACCAATCGGTGTCGGGCCTGCTCGGACTCTCCGGAGACCTGAAGGGGATGCTCTGCATCCACTGCCCCGAGGCGGTGGCCCATTCCATCACCGCCATGCTGCTGGGATGCGAAGGCGACTCCGATGAGGTGTGCGACGCCATCGGCGAAATCGCCAACATGGTGGCCGGCAACCTGAAAATGGCCTTTGCCGAAGCGGGCAAGCGGCTGGAGCTCTCCATCCCCACCGCCATCGCCGGCAAATCCTATTCGGTGAGCGCCCAAAGCGAGGGGGACAGGGTCACCGTCCCCTTCCAGGTCCCCGGCGGCCGGTTCCTGGTGGAGCTGCGTTATCATCTGTCCACCTGA
- a CDS encoding response regulator, whose protein sequence is MGKKVLIIDDSSTMRKIVTRSLRQAGLDVGQILEAGDGQEALQLLAKEKVDVILSDINMPNMDGLEFLRQKGEISLLKNIPVVMITTEAGADVIGEAKSLGALGSIKKPFTADQIQETLSSLF, encoded by the coding sequence ATGGGAAAGAAAGTTCTGATCATCGATGATTCCAGCACCATGCGCAAGATCGTGACCCGCTCGCTGCGTCAGGCCGGCCTCGACGTCGGCCAGATCCTCGAGGCCGGCGACGGCCAGGAGGCCCTGCAGTTGCTGGCCAAAGAGAAAGTCGACGTCATCCTCAGCGACATCAACATGCCGAACATGGACGGGCTGGAGTTTCTTCGGCAGAAGGGCGAGATCAGCCTGCTCAAGAACATCCCGGTGGTCATGATCACCACCGAAGCCGGAGCCGACGTGATCGGCGAAGCCAAGTCCCTCGGGGCGCTGGGGAGCATCAAGAAACCGTTCACCGCCGACCAGATCCAGGAAACACTGAGCAGCCTGTTCTGA
- a CDS encoding sensor histidine kinase: MRLKLITKYTLVTSGVLLLTMVAFAVINVKTLKDVFLREAIHDVDELSETIIRTTHYQMLEDDRKRVYQMIEEVGTQHGVEHIRLINKDGVINFSTENAEIGTLLDKNAEACSMCHAEDTPLTHASTMNRSRIFSDRAGKEVLGIAKGIYNQPACYTADCHVHPREAKILGVLDVIVSLEGMKLQTGAYRDNIIVLTFVLLLLIILSLVLATQQFVNQPVKKLLEHSEHLARGELDHRIELPARDELGELARSFNEMTGKLQATRQELKLWASTLETKVDERTQQIQQIQSKLVRSEKLASLGELVAGIAHEINNPLTGILMFASMIQNDERVDPSLQDDMEIIVRETQRCANIVRELLDFSRESVPQKKLESVTRIMEKTLALVRHQPAFHDIEILQNYGGPLPEVMVDPNQIEQVFMNILINASQAMPTGGTLSISTRLHPDGEFVTTRISDTGCGIPPEHLERIFDPFFTTKGHKGTGLGLSVSYGIVENHGGQIDIESEPGRGTTFSIQLPLAPPDADSSGQDNAATPPRQDPDAGHVQAS; this comes from the coding sequence GTGCGCCTCAAGCTGATCACCAAATACACTCTCGTCACCAGCGGCGTTCTGCTGCTGACCATGGTCGCCTTCGCGGTTATCAATGTCAAGACCCTCAAGGACGTCTTCCTGCGCGAGGCGATCCATGACGTCGATGAACTCAGCGAAACCATCATCCGCACCACCCACTACCAGATGCTCGAGGACGACCGCAAGCGGGTCTACCAGATGATCGAGGAGGTCGGCACCCAGCACGGCGTGGAGCACATCCGGCTGATCAACAAGGACGGGGTGATCAACTTTTCCACGGAAAACGCGGAAATCGGCACCCTGCTCGACAAGAACGCCGAAGCCTGCAGCATGTGCCACGCCGAGGACACCCCCCTGACTCACGCCTCGACCATGAACCGCAGCCGCATCTTCTCCGACCGCGCCGGCAAGGAAGTTCTCGGTATCGCCAAGGGGATCTACAACCAGCCCGCCTGCTATACCGCCGATTGCCACGTCCACCCCCGGGAGGCCAAGATCCTCGGCGTGCTCGACGTGATCGTTTCCCTCGAGGGGATGAAACTGCAGACCGGCGCCTACCGCGACAACATCATCGTGCTGACCTTCGTGCTGCTGCTGCTGATCATCTTGAGCCTGGTTTTGGCCACCCAGCAGTTCGTCAATCAGCCGGTCAAAAAGCTGCTCGAGCATTCCGAACACCTGGCCAGGGGCGAACTCGATCACCGCATCGAGCTGCCCGCCCGGGATGAACTCGGCGAGCTGGCCAGGTCGTTCAACGAGATGACCGGAAAACTGCAGGCGACCCGCCAGGAACTCAAACTGTGGGCCAGCACCCTGGAGACCAAGGTCGACGAGCGCACCCAGCAGATCCAGCAGATCCAGTCCAAGCTGGTCCGCTCGGAGAAACTCGCCTCGCTGGGCGAGCTGGTGGCCGGCATCGCCCATGAGATCAACAACCCGCTGACCGGCATCCTGATGTTCGCTTCGATGATCCAGAACGACGAGCGGGTCGACCCTTCGCTGCAGGACGACATGGAAATCATCGTCCGGGAAACCCAGCGCTGCGCCAACATCGTGCGCGAGCTGCTCGACTTCTCCCGCGAATCGGTGCCGCAGAAAAAACTGGAGTCGGTGACGCGGATCATGGAAAAAACCCTGGCCCTGGTCCGCCACCAGCCGGCCTTCCACGATATCGAAATCCTGCAAAATTACGGCGGGCCGCTGCCCGAGGTCATGGTCGACCCCAACCAGATCGAGCAGGTGTTCATGAATATCCTGATCAACGCCAGCCAGGCCATGCCCACCGGCGGCACCCTCAGCATCTCCACCAGGCTGCACCCGGACGGAGAATTTGTCACCACCCGCATCAGCGATACCGGATGCGGCATCCCCCCGGAGCACCTGGAGCGCATCTTCGACCCCTTCTTCACCACCAAGGGGCACAAGGGCACCGGTCTCGGCCTGTCGGTCTCCTACGGCATCGTCGAGAACCACGGCGGGCAGATCGACATCGAATCGGAGCCCGGCAGGGGGACCACCTTCAGCATCCAGCTCCCCCTGGCGCCACCCGATGCCGATTCTTCGGGACAGGACAACGCAGCCACCCCGCCGCGGCAGGACCCGGATGCAGGGCACGTCCAGGCATCCTGA
- a CDS encoding chemotaxis protein CheX translates to MSKLAFIDKFLAQATAAIGEEVSGLLGQELECGAHAGRFARSEEFQGAKPAAALTTMDVSGDREGSAYLVTGLPEAIMLGGTLILLPDEELQERIANQDFDGELADSFGEIANIIAGVYTTAAAEAFAKKIHFKKTEVQRLGVSGSAGGGSLPSGGYYVSATQLNLNGKPLGKLEALFPVELFGLEFPAPAAEKQDAAQPAQAATRSKPGVQAAGQAPGREPPPQAAAAGTAPARAATGGAAFETTAGSAPRPSAGAAGTAAVVLCTAATRDAAEKFAAPLEAQGCEVLCAGVQDNLRQELAGYSVQVAFLVLKEVGEQGFAASIKIKSAVGEKVPLVVAGPQWTRSAVLQAIKYGACDILMTPASAEELLEKVRANSKGGQKAAC, encoded by the coding sequence ATGAGCAAACTAGCCTTTATCGATAAATTCCTGGCCCAGGCCACGGCGGCCATCGGCGAGGAGGTCAGCGGCCTGCTCGGCCAGGAGCTGGAGTGCGGCGCCCACGCCGGGCGCTTTGCCCGCAGCGAAGAGTTCCAGGGCGCCAAGCCCGCCGCGGCGCTGACCACCATGGACGTCTCGGGCGACCGGGAAGGGAGCGCCTACCTGGTCACCGGCCTGCCCGAAGCGATCATGCTCGGCGGCACGCTGATCCTGCTGCCGGACGAAGAGCTCCAGGAGCGCATCGCCAATCAGGATTTCGACGGTGAACTGGCCGACTCCTTCGGGGAGATTGCCAACATCATCGCCGGCGTCTATACCACGGCGGCCGCCGAGGCCTTCGCCAAGAAAATCCATTTCAAGAAAACCGAGGTGCAACGGCTCGGCGTCTCCGGCTCCGCCGGGGGTGGTTCCCTGCCCTCGGGGGGCTATTACGTATCGGCCACCCAACTCAATCTCAACGGCAAGCCCCTGGGCAAGCTCGAGGCCCTGTTCCCGGTCGAACTGTTCGGGCTGGAGTTCCCTGCCCCGGCCGCCGAAAAGCAGGATGCCGCGCAGCCCGCCCAGGCCGCCACCCGGAGCAAACCCGGGGTCCAGGCCGCCGGCCAGGCGCCCGGCAGGGAGCCGCCCCCCCAAGCCGCCGCAGCGGGCACCGCGCCTGCCCGCGCCGCCACCGGGGGCGCCGCCTTCGAAACCACAGCGGGGAGTGCCCCCAGGCCATCGGCCGGGGCTGCCGGCACCGCCGCCGTGGTCCTTTGCACCGCAGCGACCCGGGACGCGGCGGAAAAATTCGCCGCCCCCCTGGAGGCCCAGGGGTGCGAGGTGCTCTGTGCGGGGGTTCAGGACAATCTGCGCCAGGAGCTGGCCGGGTACAGCGTTCAGGTGGCGTTTCTGGTGTTGAAGGAAGTCGGCGAGCAGGGCTTTGCCGCAAGCATCAAGATCAAATCGGCGGTGGGGGAAAAGGTGCCGCTGGTGGTGGCCGGGCCCCAGTGGACCCGCAGCGCGGTGCTGCAGGCGATCAAATACGGTGCCTGCGACATTCTGATGACCCCGGCGTCGGCCGAGGAGTTGCTGGAGAAGGTGCGCGCCAACAGCAAAGGCGGCCAGAAGGCCGCCTGCTGA
- a CDS encoding sigma-54-dependent transcriptional regulator gives MSDSLRSILLVDADRVAREGLAVMLRKHIGCVVLEAKNPTEALDILEKQDVCLVITDLFGPKKEGIDLLRKIPTVNPQLATIVSVPYGDRESIVEALKYGAIFYINSPYDFEEAVIATARGLEHHELLVYQQKRSPKISKRDGFHGIIGESSKMKRMFRILEKVAEDANSTVLIQGESGTGKELVARATHALSPRRGKNFVPVNCAAIPDELLESELFGYVKGAFTGANQPKMGRIQYADGGTLFLDEIGDMKANLQAKLLRVIQEKEFEPVGGVKPVSVDVRIVAATHRDLEKAVADGSFREDLYYRLSVVPLGIPPLRERRSDIPLLIEKFVQVFNRGKRQILRGFSPEALAALQSYAWPGNVRELENLVQRMVVLHGGDGLVSLADLPEKYTAHAGAGILPEPEQSAVPTPDFHAAMEDGNFDFNVLVSDFEDRLILEALSRTDGNKKEAAKLLNLKRTTLIEKIKKKQLDSYLPQRRN, from the coding sequence ATGTCTGATTCCTTGCGCAGCATACTTCTGGTGGATGCGGATCGAGTGGCCAGAGAAGGTTTGGCGGTCATGCTTCGCAAACATATCGGGTGCGTTGTGCTGGAAGCGAAAAACCCCACCGAGGCCCTGGATATCCTGGAAAAGCAGGACGTCTGCCTGGTCATCACCGACCTCTTCGGGCCAAAAAAAGAAGGGATCGACCTGCTGCGCAAGATCCCGACGGTCAACCCCCAACTCGCCACTATCGTCAGCGTTCCTTACGGCGACCGCGAGTCGATCGTCGAAGCCCTGAAATACGGGGCCATTTTCTACATCAATTCCCCTTACGATTTCGAAGAGGCGGTCATCGCCACTGCCCGCGGCCTCGAACACCACGAGCTGCTGGTCTATCAGCAGAAGCGCAGCCCCAAGATCAGCAAGCGTGACGGTTTCCACGGTATCATCGGCGAATCCTCCAAGATGAAGCGGATGTTCCGGATTTTGGAGAAGGTTGCCGAGGACGCCAACAGCACCGTGCTCATCCAGGGCGAAAGCGGCACCGGCAAGGAGCTGGTGGCCCGCGCCACCCACGCGCTGAGCCCGCGCCGCGGCAAGAACTTCGTCCCGGTCAACTGTGCGGCGATCCCCGACGAGCTGCTGGAAAGCGAGCTCTTCGGCTACGTCAAGGGCGCCTTTACCGGCGCCAACCAGCCGAAGATGGGACGCATCCAGTACGCCGACGGCGGCACCCTGTTCCTCGACGAGATCGGCGACATGAAGGCCAACCTGCAGGCCAAGCTGCTGCGGGTGATCCAGGAAAAGGAGTTCGAGCCGGTCGGCGGCGTCAAGCCGGTTTCGGTGGATGTGCGCATCGTCGCCGCCACCCACCGAGACCTGGAAAAGGCCGTGGCCGACGGCAGCTTCCGCGAAGACCTCTACTATCGGCTCAGCGTGGTGCCCCTGGGCATTCCGCCGCTGCGCGAGCGCCGCTCGGACATCCCGCTGCTGATCGAGAAGTTCGTGCAGGTCTTCAACCGCGGCAAGCGCCAGATCCTCCGCGGGTTTTCTCCCGAAGCGCTGGCGGCCCTGCAGAGCTACGCCTGGCCGGGCAACGTGCGGGAGTTGGAAAACCTGGTGCAGAGAATGGTGGTCCTGCACGGCGGCGACGGCCTGGTCAGCCTCGCCGACCTGCCCGAGAAATACACCGCCCATGCCGGTGCCGGAATCCTGCCGGAGCCGGAGCAATCTGCGGTGCCGACCCCGGATTTTCATGCCGCGATGGAGGACGGGAATTTCGACTTCAACGTGCTGGTCAGCGACTTCGAGGACCGGCTGATCCTCGAGGCCCTGTCGCGCACCGACGGCAACAAGAAAGAAGCCGCCAAGCTGCTCAACCTCAAACGCACCACGCTGATCGAGAAGATCAAGAAGAAGCAGCTCGACAGCTACCTGCCGCAGCGGCGCAACTGA